A genomic region of Rhea pennata isolate bPtePen1 chromosome 14, bPtePen1.pri, whole genome shotgun sequence contains the following coding sequences:
- the LOC134147057 gene encoding protocadherin gamma-A12-like: protein MWPRERRRDRRGRALLWCAWVAAWELARGQLRYSVPEEMQKGSFVGDVAKDLALELAALRDRGARVVSEGRSQYFALHEKTGHLVTAARIDREQVCRRLLEKCVLHCEVIVEGEMKVYAIEVEVRDINDNAPVFKEVQMEEKMSETTAPGSRFPLAEAHDPDSGSNSVQRYELSGDEHFSLAVQTAPDGEKRPELVLAKALDREESAFHDLVLRAVDGGEPARTGTARIRVVVLDANDNAPVFSQAVYTVRVREDVPVGSTLLTVRATDADDGLNGEVKYSLKKGTDMASDMFRLDTETGAITLVRSLDFEEGDSYELGVQAKDGGGLSDTAKVVIAVTDVNDNAPEISVRSLVSAVSEDSPAGTVVALLHVQDRDSGSNGEVRCSLGAGLPFRLRSSLGSYYSVVTARELDREEVSEYNVTVRATDGGSPALWSSAVLPLRVLDVNDNAPVFAEARYSARLRENNAKGALVLRVRAADADWGQNARVRYRLWEGQVRGAPLSSYVSVHAETGALYALCSFDYEEVREVGLWVQAEDGGAPALSSNVSVRLFIVDENDNAPQVLYPPPAAAAAAGPGLGWTGVELAPRSAEPGALVAKVVAVDADSGQNAWLSYELAKATEPGLFRVGLHSGEVYTARSPLARDALRQSLVVVVKDHGQPALSATATLTVVLAESVAELLSELGGVAAPGEPPGSLTRWLVVAVAAVCCLFLAFLLALLALHLRRWRRSRLLAADGGALRAVPASPFVGIDSVRAFLHSYSHEVSLTAGSRKSQLRSPGASCSNTLTPAPPPDQCAALLPQEPSSAAGHSGDALLVLRTSIIWGRCLEKE from the exons ATGTGGCCGCGAGAGAGGCGCCGGGACCGCCGAGGGCGAGCGCTGCTGTGGTGCGCCTGGGTGGCGGCGTGGGAGCTGGCGCGGGGGCAGCTGCGCTACTCGGTGCCCGAGGAGATGCAGAAGGGCTCTTTCGTGGGCGACGTGGCCAAGGACCTGGCGCTGGAGCTGGCGGCGCTCCGCGACCGCGGCGCCCGTGTAGTGTCCGAAGGTAGGAGTCAGTATTTTGCTCTGCATGAGAAGACCGGCCATTTAGTGACGGCGGCACGGATAGACAGAGAGCAGGTCTGCAGGCGGCTGCTGGAGAAATGTGTGCTGCACTGTGAGGTGATAGTGGAGGGCGAAATGAAGGTTTATGCCATCGAAGTGGAAGTCAGGGACATTAATGATAACGCGCCCGTTTTCAAGGAAGtgcagatggaggaaaaaatgagcGAGACAACAGCTCCGGGATCACGTTTTCCTCTGGCTGAGGCTCACGACCCGGACAGCGGGAGCAATTCCGTGCAGCGCTACGAGCTGAGCGGCGACGAGCACTTCTCCCTGGCCGTGCAGACGGCACCCGATGGGGAGAAGCGTCCCGAGCTGGTGCTGGCGAAGGCGCTGGACCGGGAGGAAAGCGCCTTTCACGACCTGGTGCTCAGGGCGGTGGAcggcggggagccggcgcgCACGGGCACGGCGCGGATCCGCGTGGTCGTGCTGGACGCGAACGACAACGCGCCGGTGTTCAGCCAGGCGGTGTACACGGTGCGCGTGCGGGAGGACGTGCCCGTGGGCTCCACGCTGCTCACCGTGAGGGCCACCGATGCCGACGACGGGCTGAACGGAGAGGTGAAATACTCACTGAAGAAAGGCACGGACATGGCATCAGACATGTTCCGGCTGGACACGGAAACGGGAGCGATCACCCTTGTTAGGAGCCTGGACTTCGAAGAAGGCGATTCCTACGAACTGGGGGTGCAAGCGAAGGACGGCGGCGGCCTTTCTGACACAGCAAAAGTCGTGATCGCGGTGACTGACGTGAACGACAACGCGCCCGAGATCTCCGTGCGGTCGCTGGTGAGCGCGGTGTCCGAGGACTCTCCGGCCGGGACGGTGGTGGCCCTGCTGCACGTGCAGGACCGGGACTCGGGGTCGAACGGGGAGGTGAGGTGCTCGctgggcgcggggctgccgtTCCGCCTGCGGAGCTCGCTGGGCAGCTACTACAGCGTGGTGACAGCGAGGGAGCTGGACCGCGAGGAGGTGTCGGAGTACAACGTGACGGTGCGGGCGACGGACGGCGGGTCGCCGGCGCTGTGGAGCAGCGCGGTGCTGCCGCTGCGGGTGCTGGACGTGAACGACAACGCGCCGGTGTTCGCGGAGGCGCGCTACAGCGCCCGGCTGCGCGAGAACAACGCCAAGGGCGCGCTGGTGCTGCGGGTGCGGGCGGCGGACGCGGACTGGGGGCAGAACGCGCGTGTGCGGTACCGGCTGTGGGAGGGGCAGGTGCGGGGCGCGCCGCTCTCGTCGTACGTGTCGGTGCACGCGGAGACGGGCGCGCTGTACGCGCTGTGCTCCTTCGACTACGAGGAGGTGCGCGAGGTGGGGCTGTGGGTGCAGGCGGAGGACGGGGGCGCGCCGGCGCTGAGCAGCAACGTGTCGGTGCGGCTCTTCATCGTGGACGAGAACGACAACGCGCCGCAGGTGCTGTACCCGCcaccggcggcagcagcagcagcgggtcCGGGCTTGGGCTGGACGGGCGTGGAGCTGGCGCCGCGCTCGGCGGAGCCCGGGGCGCTGGTGGCCAAGGTGGTGGCGGTGGACGCGGACTCGGGGCAGAACGCGTGGCTCTCCTACGAGCTGGCCAAGGCCACGGAGCCGGGGCTCTTCCGCGTGGGGCTGCACAGCGGCGAGGTGTACACGGCGCGGTCCCCGCTGGCGCGCGACGCGCTGCGGCAGagcctggtggtggtggtgaaggaCCACGGGCAGCCGGCGCTGTCGGCCACGGCCACGCTGACGGTGGTGCTGGCCGAGAGCGTGGCCGAGCTGCTCTCGGAGCTGGGCGGCGTGGCGGCGCCGGGCGAGCCCCCCGGCAGCCTGACGCGCTGGCTGGTGGTGGCCGTGGCGGCCGTGTGCTGCCTCTTCCTCGCCTTCctgctggcgctgctggcgctgcACCTGCGGCGCTGGCGCCGCTCGCGGCTGCTGGCGGCGGACGGCGGCGCCTTGCGCGCCGTCCCGGCCTCGCCCTTCGTGGGCATCGACAGCGTCCGCGCCTTCCTGCACTCCTACTCGCACGAGGTCTCGCTCACGGCCGGCTCGCGCAAGAGCCAGCTCCGCTCCCCGGGCGCCAGCTGCTCCAACACGCTCacgcccgcgccgccgcccgacCAGTGCGCTGCGCTGCTGCCCCAGGAGCCCTCGAGCGCCGCCGGCCACAGCGGAGACGCCCTGCTG GTGCTGAGGACCAGCATCATCTGGGGAAGGTGCTTGGAAAAGGAGTGA
- the LOC134146980 gene encoding protocadherin gamma-B1-like, protein MEVRSVAQRRAAARHVALLAVLLPVCCRAAPERLRYAIPEETGSGSLVGPLARDLGLSRTDLPARKLRIVSGDEKQYFSLGDDNGSLRVNERIDREDICGDMSPCALSLEAIVENPFNIFPVSVTIQDINDNAPRFGREFVDLEIVESTPPGARFPLGSARDPDIGTNSLQNYHLTTNPLFSLVVKESPDGKKQAELLLEKQLDRENQENHHLILTAEDGGDPVRSGTAHIRINVTDANDNPPVFTEEIYKVQLEENLPEGSLAFRVEATDSDEGTNGEIIYSFSDIGNRARQLLSLDPRTGDIKVSGTLDFEEAKYYEATVEAKDGGGLSGHAKVHIDILDVNDNSPAISLLPILNPIPEDSAPGTVVAVINVRDRDSGDNGDVNCYIDGDLPFGLESASKHSYKLVTQNSLDREKTSDYNITITANDGGSPALCSRTTLALAVSDVNDNAPVFEEAAYSAYVAENNAAGAAVLRVRARDADAGANGRVSYWLAGGSAGEAAAAPYVSVEARSGALYAQRSFDYEQCREFAVEVRAQDGGSPARSSTATVRVFVLDLNDNAPQVLWPAAAASPGAGPFEVVPRSAEAGYLVAKVVAVDADAGRNAWLSYELLQATEPALFRLGLHSGEVRTARAVSERDAARQRLVVVVKDHGQPALSATATLHVVLAESLQEALPALSERAAGAESPADLQFYLVLALALLCALFVLSVALAVAARVRRAGPPAVLRCLGAERFAAAGPAFPADFCEGTLPYSYNLCVAPGRAVAECALLPAPLPSRAVDDLLSGDPPAMLTPSSSRAPAEPPSHPDAVQVCKPTPALFSHPSLSSHPPRLLV, encoded by the coding sequence ATGGAAGTCAGATCGGTAGCGCAGCGGCGGGCAGCAGCCAGGCACGTCGCGCTGCTGGCCGTGCTGCTGCCGGTGTgctgccgggcggcgccggAGCGGCTGCGCTATGCGATTCCCGAGGAGACGGGCAGCGGCTCCCTGGTGGGGCCGCTGGCGCGGGACCTGGGGCTGAGCCGGACAGACCTGCCGGCGCGGAAGCTCCGCATTGTTTCGGGTGATGAAAAGCAATACTTTTCTCTCGGAGACGATAATGGAAGCCTGCGTGTGAATGAGAGGATAGACCGGGAGGATATCTGCGGGGACATGTCGCCCTGTGCCCTCAGTTTGGAAGCGATCGTAGAAAACCCATTCAATATATTTCCTGTGAGCGTTACTATTCAGGATATCAATGACAACGCGCCACGATTCGGCAGAGAATTTGTGGACCTAGAAATAGTAGAATCCACACCTCCAGGAGCGAGATTCCCACTGGGGAGTGCTAGAGACCCCGACATCGGTACTAACTCACTGCAAAACTACCATCTTACCACCAATCCACTATTTTCTTTAGTAGTGAAGGAGAGTCCCGATGGCAAGAAACAAGCGGAACTGCTACTGGAGAAACAGCTGGATAGAGAAAACCAAGAAAATCACCATTTGATACTGACAGCTGAGGATGGTGGGGATCCAGTCAGATCCGGGACTGCACACATTAGGATTAATGTGACCGACGCCAACGACAATCCCCCAGTTTTCACTGAGGAGATCTACAAGGTCCAACTGGAGGAAAACTTGCCTGAGGGCTCCTTAGCTTTCCGGGTGGAAGCTACTGACAGTGACGAAGGTACAAACGGAGAAATTATCTACTCTTTCAGTGATATCGGAAACAGAGCTCGCCAACTTCTCAGTCTAGACCCCAGAACAGGGGACATCAAGGTAAGTGGCACATTAGATTTTGAAGAGGCGAAATATTACGAGGCGACTGTTGAAGCCAAAGACGGAGGTGGGCTGAGTGGGCACGCCAAAGTCCACATAGACATTCTAGACGTGAACGACAACTCCCCGGCAATTTCCCTCCTGCCTATTTTGAACCCAATACCCGAAGACTCGGCTCCAGGCACAGTTGTAGCAGTTATCAATGTTCGCGACAGGGACTCTGGCGACAACGGAGATGTGAACTGTTACATCGACGGCGATCTGCCTTTTGGACTAGAATCAGCTTCCAAACATTCCTACAAACTAGTAACTCAAAACAGCCTGGACAGAGAAAAAACCTCTGATTACAATATCACAATCACTGCCAACGACGGCGGGAGCCCGGCGCTCTGCAGCCGCACGACGCTGGCGCTGGCCGTGTCGGACGTGAACGACAACGCGCCGGTGTTCGAGGAAGCGGCCTACAGCGCCTACGTGGCGGAGAACaacgcggcgggcgcggcggtgCTGCGCGTCCGCGCGCGGGACGCGGACGCGGGCGCCAACGGGCGCGTGAGCTACTGGCTGGCGGGTGGCAGcgcgggcgaggcggcggcggcgccctaCGTGTCGGTggaggcgcggagcggcgcgctGTACGCGCAGCGCTCCTTCGACTACGAGCAGTGCCGCGAGTTCGCCGTGGAGGTGAGGGCGCAGGACGGCGGGTCGCCGGCGCGCAGCTCGACGGCGACGGTGCGCGTCTTCGTGCTGGACCTCAACGACAACGCGCCGCAGGTGCTgtggccggcggcggcggcgagccccggcgcgggccCGTTCGAGGTGGTGCCGCGGTCGGCCGAGGCGGGCTACCTGGTGGCCAAGGTGGTGGCGGTGGACGCGGACGCGGGGCGCAACGCGTGGCTGTCGTACGAGCTGCTGCAGGCGACGGAGCCGGCGCTCTTCCGGCTGGGGCTGCACAGCGGCGAGGTGCGGACGGCGCGGGCCGTGTCGGAGCGCGACGCGGCCCGGCAGCGCCTCGTGGTGGTGGTGAAGGACCACGGGCAGCCGGCGCTGTCGGCCACGGCCACGCTGCACGTGGTGCTGGCCGAGAGCTTGCAGGAGGCGCTGCCGGCGCTGAgcgagcgggcggcgggcgccgagtCGCCGGCGGATTTGCAGTTCTACCTGGtgctggcgctggcgctgctCTGCGCCTTGTTCGTGCTGAGCGTGGCGCTGGCCGTGGCGGCGCGGGtgcggcgcgccgggccgcccgccgtCCTGCGCTGCCTGGGCGCCGAGCGcttcgccgccgccggccccgccttCCCGGCCGACTTCTGCGAGGGCACCTTGCCCTACTCCTACAACCTGTGCgtggcgccgggccgcgccgtcGCCGAGTGCGCCTTgctgccggccccgctccccagcCGCGCCGTCGACGATCTTCTCAGCGGCGACCCGCCCGCGATGCTGACGCCCAGCAGCAGCCGTGCCCCGGCAGAGCCGCCGTCGCACCCCGACGCAGTGCAGGTCTGTAAGCCGACCCCAGCCCTCTTCTCGCACCCTTCCTTATCTTCACACCCCCCGCGTCTGCTCGTTTag
- the LOC134146995 gene encoding protocadherin gamma-B5-like codes for MGARQGAQRRAAAGHVALLAVLLPVCCRAAPERLRYAVPEETGSGSLVGPLARDLGLSPADLPARQLRISSEKPYFAVGAENGHLYVSERLDREEMCGDSASCSVSFEVVLQNPLNVFHVDVAIQDINDNSPVFSKAALDLEIGELMLPGARFPLEMAQDPDVGSNSLLSYQLTDSPSFSLAVKETASGKRQPELVLEAALDREKQSSFQMVLTAVDGGSPARSGTVQIRVNVTDANDNAPVFSKSAYEARVRENAPAGSLVLRVRATDADAGSNGRVSYAFSNVPEAVRAVFSIDSDSGDIRNEGTLDFEERNEYSFGVEARDGGGLSGHCQVLVEVTDENDNAPEITTLSVSSPVPEDSPLGTVVALVKVRDRDSGDNGKVRCELEGESPFAIVASSGSSYKVVTASALDRERAAEHNVTVVASDGGSPALCSRTTLALAVSDVNDNAPVFEEAAYSAYVAENNAAGAAVLRVRARDADAGANGRVSYWLAGGSAGEAAAAPYVSVEARSGALYAQRSFDYEQCREFAVEVRAQDGGSPARSSTATVRVFVLDLNDNAPQVLWPAAAASPGAGPFEVVPRSAEAGYLVAKVVAVDADAGRNAWLSYELLQATEPALFRLGLHSGEVRTARAVSERDAARQRLVVVVKDHGQPALSATATLHVVLAESLQEALPALSERAAGAESPADLQFYLVLALALLCALFVLSVALAVAARVRRAGPPAVLRCLGAERFAAAGPAFPADFCEGTLPYSYNLCVAPGRAVAECALLPAPLPSRAVEDLLSGDPPAMLTPSSSRAPAEPPSHPDAVQVCKPTPALFSHPSLSSHPPRLLVCSFRKL; via the coding sequence ATGGGAGCGAGGCAGGGAGCGCAGCGGCGGGCAGCAGCCGGGCACGTCGCGCTGCTGGCCGTGCTGCTGCCGGTGTgctgccgggcggcgccggAGCGGCTGCGCTATGCGGTTCCCGAGGAGACGGGCAGCGGCTCCCTGGTGGGGCCGCTGGCGCGGGACCTGGGGCTGAGCCCGGCAGACCTGCCGGCGCGGCAGCTGCGCATCAGCTCGGAGAAGCCCTACTTCGCGGTGGGCGCGGAGAACGGGCACCTGTACGTGAGCGAGAGGCTGGACCGGGAGGAGATGTGCGGCGACTCCGCGTCCTGCTCGGTCAGTTTCGAGGTGGTGCTGCAGAACCCGCTCAACGTTTTCCACGTCGACGTGGCCATCCAGGACATCAATGACAACTCGCCGGTCTTCAGCAAGGCAGCTCTCGATCTGGAGATCGGGGAATTGATGCTTCCTGGTGCGCGGTTTCCGCTGGAGATGGCGCAAGATCCGGATGTGGGAAGCAACTCGCTGCTCAGCTACCAGCTCACTGACAGCCCCTCCTTCTCGCTGGCGGTGAAGGAGACTGCAAGTGGCAAGAGGCAGCCCGAGCTGGTGTTAGAAGCAGCTTTGGATCGTGAGAAGCAGAGCTCCTTCCAGATGGTGCTGACGGCGGTGGACGGCGGGTCTCCGGCGAGGTCGGGCACGGTGCAGATTCGCGTCAACGTGACAGACGCGAATGACAACGCGCCCGTGTTCAGCAAAAGCGCCTACGAGGCGCGAGTGCGGGAGAACGCGCCGGCGGGGTCGCTGGTGCTGCGGGTGCGAGCCACGGACGCGGATGCGGGCTCCAACGGCCGCGTCTCCTACGCCTTCAGCAACGTGCCCGAGGCTGTCCGCGCTGTCTTCAGCATAGACAGCGACAGCGGCGACATCCGAAACGAAGGGACCTTGGATTTCGAGGAGAGGAACGAATACAGCTTCGGCGTGGAAGCGAGGGACGGGGGCGGGCTCAGCGGTCACTGCCAGGTCCTCGTAGAGGTCACAGACGAGAACGACAACGCGCCCGAGATAACGACGCTGTCGGTGTCGAGCCCGGTGCCCGAGGACTCCCCGCTCGGCACCGTCGTCGCCCTCGTCAAGGTGCGAGACCGGGACTCTGGCGACAACGGGAAGGTGCGGTGCGAGCTGGAGGGCGAGTCGCCGTTCGCCATCGTGGCGTCGTCGGGCAGCTCGTACAAGGTGGTGACGGCGAGCGCGCTGGACAGGGAGCGGGCGGCCGAGCACAACGTGACGGTGGTGGCGAGCGACGGCGGGAGCCCGGCGCTCTGCAGCCGCACGACGCTGGCGCTGGCCGTGTCGGACGTGAACGACAACGCGCCGGTGTTCGAGGAAGCGGCCTACAGCGCCTACGTGGCGGAGAACaacgcggcgggcgcggcggtgCTGCGCGTCCGCGCGCGGGACGCGGACGCGGGCGCCAACGGGCGCGTGAGCTACTGGctggcgggcggcagcgcgggcgaggcggcggcggcgccctaCGTGTCGGTggaggcgcggagcggcgcgctGTACGCGCAGCGCTCCTTCGACTACGAGCAGTGCCGCGAGTTCGCCGTGGAGGTGAGGGCGCAGGACGGCGGGTCGCCGGCGCGCAGCTCGACGGCGACGGTGCGCGTCTTCGTGCTGGACCTCAACGACAACGCGCCGCAGGTGCTgtggccggcggcggcggcgagccccggcgcgggccCGTTCGAGGTGGTGCCGCGGTCGGCCGAGGCGGGCTACCTGGTGGCCAAGGTGGTGGCGGTGGACGCGGACGCGGGGCGCAACGCGTGGCTGTCGTACGAGCTGCTGCAGGCGACGGAGCCGGCGCTCTTCCGGCTGGGGCTGCACAGCGGCGAGGTGCGGACGGCGCGGGCCGTGTCGGAGCGCGACGCGGCCCGGCAGCGCCTCGTGGTGGTGGTGAAGGACCACGGGCAGCCGGCGCTGTCGGCCACGGCCACGCTGCACGTGGTGCTGGCCGAGAGCTTGCAGGAGGCGCTGCCGGCGCTGAgcgagcgggcggcgggcgccgagtCGCCGGCGGATTTGCAGTTCTACCTGGtgctggcgctggcgctgctCTGCGCCTTGTTCGTGCTGAGCGTGGCGCTGGCCGTGGCGGCGCGGGtgcggcgcgccgggccgcccgccgtCCTGCGCTGCCTGGGCGCCGAGCGcttcgccgccgccggccccgccttCCCGGCCGACTTCTGCGAGGGCACCTTGCCCTACTCCTACAACCTGTGCgtggcgccgggccgcgccgtcGCCGAGTGCGCCTTgctgccggccccgctccccagcCGCGCCGTCGAGGATCTTCTCAGCGGCGACCCGCCCGCGATGCTGACGCCCAGCAGCAGCCGTGCCCCGGCAGAGCCGCCGTCGCACCCCGACGCAGTGCAGGTCTGTAAGCCGACCCCAGCCCTCTTCTCGCACCCTTCCTTATCTTCACACCCCCCGCGTCTGCTCGTTTGTAGTTTTCGTAAGCTTTAG